The window TTGATCAAGATGAATCGCCCATCCACCGGATCGCTCATTGCTATGCCGGTTCGAGCATCCCAAAAAGCGAAAGCATCGAAGAACGCCTTCGGATTCTGATTGGTGAACTGAAGAGTCCAACCACGTCCGCCATCGGTAGTCTTATAGATCCTCGACGCTTCGCCGGGGCCGATGCTGAGCAAATACGCAGTGTTCGCATCGACGGCTTGCACATCGCGGAAGTCGAGCTGCGATGCGCCGGGCACGACAGCGCTTTGCCAGGTCGCGCCACTGTCGGTTGTTCGCGCATACGTGCCAATACTGCCACCCGCCCAGGCGACCGCTCGGCTCGCGGCGCTAACTCCGCGGAAGCGCGCTCGCGTGTCGAAGGGTTGCGTTACCCATTGGGCAGCGGCAGCCGCTGAAAGCAGAATGACTCCTATGAGCAGCGAGATGATTGTTCTCATTGTTCGTGTACTCTACGATGAACATTGCGAGTAGGCAAACGCGCGGCCAACCTTTGCAGTTTGAGCGCAAGAACCGGATAGATTCAAATTCGAGCTTTGCTTTAGTATGCTCGTGGAGGTAATTAAGGTGAGCCAAGCGATGCCGGTAAACGCGAAACGAAACACTTATGCGGGCGCGCAGGTTGAAGACGACGAAACGTTCTGGCAAGCAGTGCTCCAGAGAGACCCACGCTTTGACGGGACGATCTTCTTCGCCGTGCGCTCAACCGGGATCTACTGCCGGCCCTCGTGCCCTGCGCGACGACCGCGCCGCGAACAAGTCGTTTTCTTTCGCGCTCCCGAAGCCGCCGAAAGCGCTGGCTTTCGTTCGTGCCGGCGTTGCCGTCCTCGCGCCGCCGCAACGACTGACCCTCAAGCCGAGATGGCTCGACGAGCCTGCAGCTACATTGAAAGTCACCTGGACGAGTCACCGACTCTAGAGGACCTGAGCGCGCACACCGGGGTGAGCCCTTATCATTTGCAGCGCGTCTTCAAACGCATAGTCGGAATCACGCCGCGTCAGTACGCAGGCGCATTCAGGCTCTCGCGATTCAAAGCGAATGTGAAGAAAGGAGAAACCGTGACTGGAGCGATGTACGATGCCGGCTACGGTTCGAGCAGCCGACTATACGAGCGCGCGCCCGATCAGCTTGGGATGACGCCCGCCGACTATCGCCGCGGCGGCAAAGGGGTGCGAATCAACTACACGATTGCCGGCTGCTCTTTGGGCCGGCTGCTCGTAGCGGCAACCGGGAAAGGTGTGTGTGCGATACGTCTCGGAGACTCCGACGCCGCGCTTGAAGCGGACTTCCTAAGCGAGTATCCCGCCGCCGATGTTCACCGCGACGACGAAACTCTGAGCAAGTGGGTTGCGCAACTCTTGAGTCACATCAATGGTCAATCTCCTCATCTGGATCTTCCTTTGGACGTGCGAGCGACCGCGTTTCAGTGGCGCGTGTGGGAAAAGCTGCGAGAGATTCCCTACGGAAGTACGCGCTCGTACAGCGACATTGCACGCGCTATGGGCCGTCCAACGGCAACCCGCGCCGTGGCTCGCGCTTGCGCGACGAATCCGGTCGCGTTGGCGATTCCCTGTCATCGAGTGGTTCGTGAAGATAAGAGCCTCGGCGGATATCGCTGGGGCATCGAGCGCAAGCAGGCGTTGCTTGAACACGAGCGCTCTGCCGTAGAAGATTGATGCGCGGCAGGACAGAACGACAGGCGTTTTCCGTCTTTCAATTTAATCTTGGATCTGACCTTTGACGGCTAGCCACGCGAGCGGCCTGTAATATAGCATTACCGTTTGCGTGGACAGCCGGCTAAGGAGATCGAGGATGCCCCCTAACGCAACTTCCCCTGCGGACGACCGCTTTACGATTCACCGCCTCGCCGAAGGCGGGGACTCGAACGCCTTCGCCAGCGACGTTCGCGCCGGGCTCTCAGCAAAAGCGAAGTCGCTTTCGCCGAAATACTTTTACGACGAGCTCGGGTCGCGTCTGTTTGAAGCGATCTGCTTTCTGCCCGAGTATTACCTGACAAGAGCCGAGGGCGAGATTCTGCGGACCAGCGCCGGTGAAATAGTCGCGGCGGTTGACGGACCCGCTCGGCTTCTGGAGTTGGGCAGCGGCAGTGCCGAGAAGACCCGATACTTGATCGAAGCGTTGCTGGCAAAGCAGCCGGAGCTTCACTACTTGCCCGTAGACATTTCGGATTCAAGCCTCGAGATCGCAAGCCAGCGGCTGTTGCGTCTTTATCCGGGGCTTCGCATCACAGCCTTCGCCGCAGATTATTTCACCGCGCTGCAAGCATTGGCGAGGCGGGTGCCGGCGGACCCCAATGGCCGCACCGTCGCGGTGTTTCTGGGGTCAAACATCGGAAACTTTGGCCGCGACGAGTCGCGCGAATTTCTGCGCGCGGTCCGCAAGCTTCTCCGCCCGCAAGACGCGTTGTTGCTTGGCGCTGATTTGAAGAAATCGCCCGAGGTTCTCATACCGGCTTACGACGATGCGCTTGGCGTAACTGCCGCGTTCAATCTCAACTTGCTCGCGCGAATCAATCGCGAGCTCGAGGGAAACTTCGATGTAAAGAAGTTTCAGCACAGCGCCACCTACAACGACGAACTTGGGCGAATCGAGATACGCCTGGTAAGCCGCGAGCCGCAAATCGTCCGCATCCGGGCGATCGATCTCGAAGTAACCTTCGACAAGGGCGAGACGATCCGCACCGAGAACTCCTACAAGTTCGACCTGGAACTGCTCTCGGTCATCGCACGAGACACCGGGTTCTCGCTTGCGAAAACATGGTTCGACAGCGGCCGTCTGTTCAGCTTCAATCTGTTCGTCGCACAGGAAAATAACTAGAAGGATGACGCGTTGAGCGAACCTCGCAATCACGACCACCAATCGGCAATCCGAGATTTGAAGTCCTCAACCGAACCCGCCATTCAGTTTCGCAAAGTGAGCCTCACTATTCGCGACGGAAAGCCGCTTGTCGAGCAGTTGGGCTTCGACGTCATCCGAGGCGAGACCTTGGTGCTGCTGGGAAGAAGCGGCTCCGGAAAGACGACTACCCTGAAACTGATAAATCGCTTGCTCGAACCGACCAGCGGCGAGGTTCGAGTCGAAGGCAAGCCGGCCATCGACTGGGACCCGATCGAGCTCCGCCGGCATATCGGCTACGTCATTCAAGACACCGGGTTGTTTCCGCACTTCACCGTCGAGCGCAACGTTGCTCTGGTGCCCAGGCTGAAGGGCTGGCCGGAGCAGAAGACTAACCAGCGCGTCCGCGAGCTTCTTGACCTGGTGGGGCTCGATGCCGAGGTATTCACTCATCGCTATCCGCGCGAGTTGTCGGGCGGCCAGCGCCAACGCGTGGGCGTCGCGCGAGCACTGGCCGCGGATCCTCCGATCGTGCTGATGGATGAGCCGTTCGGCGCGCTCGATCCGCTTACACGTGCCGAGCTGCAGCGCGAGTTTGCGGCGCTTACGAAGAGACTCAACAAGACCATTGTGTTCGTGACGCACGACATCCGCGAAGCGTTTACGCTGGCGTCGCGAATTGGGTTGTTCAAGGACGGCCGCTTGATCGAGCTTGCAACACCCGAGCAGTTCGCGGCTTCGACTGATCCCGAAGCAAAGGCGTTCAACGATTCGATGAAGTGAGAAGTGGTCAGTGGTCAGTGGTCAGTGGTCGGTGGTCGGCGGTCGGTGTTGAAGCATGAGCTTACTGGACTTTTTCATTCGCAATCGCAGCGAGGTGCTGCAGCTCACCTTCGAGCACCTGCTGCTTGTCCTCGTCGCAACCGGCGCGGCGGCAGTAGTCGGTGTGCCCGTCGGCATCGTGTTGACTCGCCGAACGTCGCTTGCGAAGCCGGTGCTCGCCATTGCGAACGTGCTTCAAACTATTCCTAGCCTGGCGCTCTTCGGATTTCTGATACCGGTGCTGGGTTCTTACGGCATCGGGCGAGTGCCTGCAATCATAGCCTTGTTTCTCTATTCGCTGCTTCCAATAATCCGAAACACTTTCACCGGAATCAACGGAGTAGATCCGGCGGTGCGCGAAGCGGCGCGCGGGATGGGTATGACCGATTGGCAGATGCTGACCCAGGTCGAGCTTCCGCTTGCGATGAACGTGATCGTTGCCGGCGTGCGGGTGGCGACGGTGATTTCAATCGGAACGGCTACCATCGCGGCTGCAATAGGAGCCGGGGGCCTGGGCACCTACATCTTCCGCGGTCTGCGGATGAATGACAACACGCTGATACTTGCGGGCGCGGTCCCTGCCGCGCTAATGGCTCTGGGCGCCGATTTCGCGCTAGGCTGGATCGAGCGCGTGCTTTCCCCCGGAACTGCCGCCGCTGCCGGCAGAGCCAAAAGGTTGGCGCTGGCAACATGCGCCGGCCTGATCGCCGTCGTCGTGGTCTTCTCTTTGAGCAGAGGATTGTTTTCTTCGAGTGAGCGGCGCGTGGTGGTCGGATCGAAGGACTTCACTGAACAAGTAATCCTCGGCGAATTGATCGCCCAAACAATCGAAGCGAGGACCGATCTCCAAGTCGAGCGTCGATTCGAGCTGGGCGGCGATCTGTGCCATCGCGGGTTGCTTGCTGGAGAGATCGACACATACGTCGAATACACCGGCACGGCTTTCACGGCTATCCTGAAGCATCCGCCCATCAGCGATCCAGTTGCGGTGTACAATCAGGTCAAACACGACTACGAGTCACGCTTCAACCTGGAATGGCTCGAGCCGCTCGGTTTCAACAACACATTCGCGATTCTGGTTCGAGGCGAAGACGCTCGCCGATTGAACCTCAAGACGATCTCTGAAGCCGCGAGATATGCGCCGCGTTGGCGCGCGGGCTTCGGCCAGGATTTCATGTCACGAGAAGACGGCTATCCCGGTTTCGCTCGCACTTATGGATTGAAGTTTTCGGAGCCGCCGCGCGAGATGGACCTATCGCTCACCTATCGCGCGCTGGCTGGGGGCCAGGTTGATCTGATAGCCGGCAACTCAACGGACGGGGTGATCGATAAGCTCGGGCTTTATCAGCTCGAAGACGACAGGCGTTACTTCCCGCCCTACGAAGCGGCTGCGGTCGTTCGACGCGAAACGCTTGAGCGCTACCCGCAACTCGGAGAGGCGATCAACAGTTTGGCTGGAAAGATCACCAACGAGCAGATGCGCAAGCTGAACTATGCGGTTGACGGCGAGAAGCGCGATGTAAAAGAAGTGGTGCGTGAGTTCCTGGCGCAGTTGTAACGGGCACACTACACTTAAGTCGGATCCTGAGGCACGTCGACTCTAGCGGTTCAGTGATGAGAAACCTGACGCATATTGATCAACCTCTTGCTCACAAACGGAGGCGATGCTCGTGACAAAGGTTCACTCCATCATAGTTCTGCTCGTTCTGAGCGCCGGCAGCCTCGCGCAAACGAAGGAAACTGCGCCCAGGCCATTAGTCTTCACTCACGTGACTATCATCGACGCGACAGGGGCGCGGGCGAAGCCGGACATGACCGTCGTCGTTGTTGGCGATCGTATCGCCAGTATCAATTCAAGCAAGAGAGTTCGCGTTCCGGAAAACGCTCAGGTTGTGGACGCCACAGCAAAGTTCTTGATCCCCGGGCTGTGGGATATGCACGTCCACGCATTTGACAAGAATCTGTTCTCTCCCCTGTTCATCGCCAACGGAATCACTGGAATCCGCGATATGTTTAGCCCGCTTGCGGCGATCAACCAATGGCGGAAGGAAATCAAAGCCGGAACGCTCATCGGCCCGCAAATCGTCGCCGCCGGACCGATCGTCGATGGACCCAAGCCTGTGGTGCCCGGCTCGATCGCCGTGAGTAACGCAGCCGAAGGTGTCAAAGCCGTGAACACGGTCAAGCAAGGCGGCTCCGATTTCGTAAAAGTCTACAGCCTGCTTCCTCGCGATGCGTACTTCGCGATTGCCAACGAAGCGAAGCGTCAGGGCATGGGCTTCGCCGGGCACGTGCCTGATTCGATAACCGCAGCCGAAGCATCCGACGCAAGACAAAAGAGCATCGAGCACCTTACGGGTGTCTTGCTCGCGTGCTCATTAAAAGAAGACCAGGTTAGACAGGAAGCCGCCGAAAGAAAACTTTCAGGCGCTAATCGAATCATAACTTCCTACATTCGAGACCAGGCAGCAGCTCTGGACAGTTTCAGCGAGAAGAAGGCTAATGCGCTGTTTGCTCGCTTCGTCAAAAACGGTACGTGGATGACTCCGACACTCACAGTGCTTCGGGCCATCGTGCTTGTAGGCAACGCCGATTTCAGAAATGACCCGCGGCTCAATTACATTCCGGGTTACCTGAGAAATACGATGTGGGGAGCGGATGCCTTCGGGCTCAAGAGCCGAACTTCTGAAGATGATGCAAACGCGAAGCGAGTCTTTCAGAAACTCATCGAGATAGTCGGAGCCATGAAACGCGCTGGCGTTCCTATAATCGCAGGCACCGACACGCCCAATCCCTACGTGTTTCCCGGATTCAGTTTGCACGACGAGCTTGCTCTTCTTGTGAAAGCCGGACTGACGCCGATGGAGGCTTTGCAAGCTGCAACCCGCGACGCCGCCATCTATCTCGGTCTGCTCGATTCTCTCGGCACAGTGGAGAAAGGCAAGCTGGCCGATCTGGTATTGCTCGATGCGAATCCGCTGGCAGACATCGGCAATACCAAAAAGATCAATGCTGTTATCGTCGGCGGCAAGTTGATTGACAGAGCATCGCTCGATGGGATGCTCGCGAGAGTCGAAGCCGCGAACAAGAATTAGGGTGTTGCCGGCAAAGAGGAATGGCTAGCGTGACCGACTGATAGGATTACTTGTTATCGACTACGGAGTCTGGTTATCGCCGCGCGGATGACAGCGCCATTCCTGGCGTCAGGTTCTGCCTTCAAGTAAGTCTCAAGGTCGCGCGCGGCAGCTTCTTTGTCACCCCGTTGTTCGTGTATCCGAGCGCGCTGCAGGTAAACAGCGGTCAACCGCTTCCCGCTTGTCTCCCACGCGCGATCCAGTTCCTTCTCGGCTGCGCTTAGATCTGCCGCGCTCTGTTGCGCGTCGCTTCCTCGAACCGCAAGCTCGATCAGGGCGTACGCGTGATAAAACCGGGAAGCGTAGCTATTGGCGTTGAGCTGTGTTGCTTCACGGAACGCGTATTCGGCAACCGCGAACTTTCCTTGCCTCATCATCACCAGACCGAACAGGTAGTAGACGGCATCCTGACGGTCGTTGATCTGGCGCGCGCGCTCGAGCGCATCGAGGGCTTCCTTGTCTTTCCCGGTGCGGAACAGTTCCGCGCCGAGCGCGAAGTGCGCGTCGAAGTAGTCATTGAAACTGGCGATCGCTTCTCGAAACGAGGCCACTGCTTCATCGGACTTGCCTTCGCGGAGCCGGGCCACGGCTCTTTCGTAAGCTGCGCGTGCGGGCCTAGGAACGTCTTGGGCGAAATTTGTTCCGGGAGGGGGGAGCACAAGTTCCTTCTTAGCTCTTATCAATACTTCAATGTTCATCACCGCCGCGAAACCCATCCGATCGTCGTTATTGAAGCGAGCCACTTGAACTGCCGGCTCGTATCCCGCGATGGTCACCGCCACCTCGTATTCTCCAGCCCTCAGGTTTGAAAAAGCGAAGTCTCCATCGTTGCGAGTCACCGTCTGACCGATCATTCCTCCCCCGCCAACCGTTAATTCCACTATCGCGTTGTTGACGGTTACGCCGCTGGTCGAACGAACCTTGCCCCGAAGCGTGTTAGTCTGCGCGAAAGCAGCCGAGTTGAATAGCGACGCGAGCGCGAATGCAATTAGGAATGTTTGCCGCTTCATAGGAATGTCCCTCCGCCGGCCCTGGGTGGGGACATTATAAACCAAAATGCCGGAAGTCAGCAGGCGGAAATGTTATTCGCCGCGGGTAGTGCGGGTCGGTCACCCGCCTCGCGCAAATCACGATTTAAACTTCACGATCTTCACTTGTCACTAATTGCTCCGGTAAGTAGCATAAGCCAGCGCAAGCTTAAACGGAGGTCACAATGTTCTGCCCAAAATGTGGCGCCGAAGCCGGTACCACCAGATTCTGCAGATCGTGCGGCACTAACCTGGCTGTCGTGTCGAACGCACTCGGGGAAGGTGAACCATCTCGCCTGCGCACCGTAGCCCTTGGCGGTAGAACGACACTGAATCTGTTTCACTCTTCGAAGCTGTCGAACGAAAGGGACCTCGACGGGCACACGGCCGTATCAGTTTTCGGCGGCACTAGGCTCGACCTGACCGCCGCGCCTTTCGCAGTCGGCGAGACGAGGATCAGTGTTATTTCAGTTTTCGGCGGGACAGAGGTGTTTGTTCCGGACGATGTAGCCATTCGCGTCACCGGGGTCTCAGTTTTTGGCGGAGTCAAAGTTCGAGGGCGTGAGTTGAACAACGGGATCTTCAGCCTGAACAGCTACGAGACGCCAGATTACGCTAATGCAGCGCGGCGCCTTCACATCGACGCGACGACAGTTTTCGGTGAAGCGAAGATCAAGAGATGATCGTGCTTTGTCTCAGTCGCATTGTCAGGGTATTGCTTGACACTCTCTTGTTCGGCCCGCTATCCTACTGGTCTTTTTGAGCAAATCTGGCAGTAGTAACGAGGAGAGACTGGAAGCATGGCTAACCACAAATCAGCGGAGAAGCGCGCGCGGCAGGCGGACAGACGGAATGAAGCTAATCGCCGCAATCGCAGCCGGCTCCGCACCGAGATAAAGAAACTTCGCGCCGCAATCGAGGCGGGCAACCAAGAAGAGGCGAAGTCCCTGCTAGGCGGGACCGTATCGCTGATCGACAAGTCGATTCAAAAGGGGATCATTCACCAGAACGCCGCCGCCAGATACAAATCGCGGCTTACCTCCAGCGTGAACGGGATGTCTGTGTAGCCAAGCGCGCGCTGGCATACGCACCCGCGAATTTCCTGCCGAACTAGAACCTCATTTCGACCAAGCTGCAAACGGCTCACCCGAAAACACACTCTACGGCCTCGTGGTGGGGGGCAAAGTCAGTTCGGCGACCAGATATTGCATCTGGAGCCGAGGCGTCGCCTCGGAGTTCTTTATCGCATTGTCAACTTCGGCGATGCGGCGAAGCCCGTGGACCAGCTCGGCGCGCGGCGTGCCGCGCAATTTCTTGAAAAAAGCCGGGCTCCATTGCCCCGTGGCTTTTGTTACCTCCTGCGCCGACGCGCCCCGATCGATGAGTTCCTTTCCTGTCAGCAGCCTTCGATAAAGACTGGCAAGCGAACCGAGTATGGGAAGCGCATCGCTATCGTCCAGCAAGCGCTCCATAAGCTTGAACGCGCGCTTGCGGTCTCGCGCGTTGATTGCGTCCCAGAGCTCCCAGCTCGTGTGTTCGCGGGCACGCGGCACAAGTTCCTGAACCGCTGCGCTGGTGATCGCGCCGCCGCCCGCGTAGGCGTAAAGCTTGTCGAGCTCGTTCACCAGCCGGTTTAGCCGGGTGCCTACAAGCCCAAGCAATAGTCGAAGCGCGCCCGGCTCGATAGTGCATCCGTTCCGCTTCAGGCGGTCTTCGGCCCACCGCGCAGCGCGAGCCTCGTCAAGCAAATCAAACGTTACAACCGCGCAGCTCTTCGTGAGCGCGGTCGTAAGCTTGCGACGTTTGTCCGGCGAAACGGCTTGAAACACTACTGTCGTTGTGGGCGCCGGATGCTTTAGATAGGTGAGGACCATCTCCTGCTCGTCCTCTTTGATCCTGTCGAAATCACGAACGACCACTATGCGGCGGGTGGACATCATCGGCATCTGGTTAGCGGTATCGAACGCCATTGCCGCGGTCGTCTTTGTGCCAGTGCCGTTGTCCGCGCCTATAGAGTATGCCGACAGGTTGAACACCCGGAGCGTTTCGTCAACGGTGTCGTGCAGCAGTCGAAGCGCGCGCTCCTGAAGGTACTGTTCTTCGCCGACAAACAGGTACAGGGGTTCGATTCGCCCATCTTCAACTTCACGGCGAAGATCTTCGTACGTACGTCCGCTGGTTTTCTTCCTGGGGCGCCCGCTCACAGTCCTTCCATGATCGTGGAGACGATGGTCTGCGCGAAATCCTTTGCGATGCGGTCGACTGCGGGATTCTCTTCGTTGAAAAACGATTGTGGATCGTCTGAAAGCTGGTACTCGCCCTCGAAAGCCATGCGAGGGTTCTCGAAAATGATCTTGTGAGTCTTGAGGTCGCGTACTACGATGCTGACGACGATTCGAACATCCCACACGCGAGTGCGGCCGCGATCGTCGAGGATCGAACCCACTGCTCGAAAACCGCGAATGTCACCGTTGAGTACGGCATCCGCATCCTCCTGGTCGTTGACCACGCGAAGGGCGCGGGCGCGCTTCAATATCTCGTCGATCACCGCGTGTGTGAATCGCTGCTCGACGCGATACTTGAGGCTCGAGTTCTGAAAGACCGGGACGGCAATCGTCTTGATGTTGACTGGCAGGCTCTTGCCCTTGCCGGCCTGCTTGTAGCCGCACACGTCGACAATCATACCCAGCGCAAGAGCTAAAACGACCGGCTTGAACATTGCGCCTTGATACTAGCTTTTGTTAAGTGAGTTGGGCAAGCAGGGTGAGTTGAAGAAGCATGGTGTCGGGCGCCGGCTTCGCGCCTTTGCGTAAGAACGTCTCGCAAAGGCGCGAAAGCCGCCTGGTA is drawn from Acidobacteriota bacterium and contains these coding sequences:
- the ada gene encoding bifunctional DNA-binding transcriptional regulator/O6-methylguanine-DNA methyltransferase Ada — translated: MSQAMPVNAKRNTYAGAQVEDDETFWQAVLQRDPRFDGTIFFAVRSTGIYCRPSCPARRPRREQVVFFRAPEAAESAGFRSCRRCRPRAAATTDPQAEMARRACSYIESHLDESPTLEDLSAHTGVSPYHLQRVFKRIVGITPRQYAGAFRLSRFKANVKKGETVTGAMYDAGYGSSSRLYERAPDQLGMTPADYRRGGKGVRINYTIAGCSLGRLLVAATGKGVCAIRLGDSDAALEADFLSEYPAADVHRDDETLSKWVAQLLSHINGQSPHLDLPLDVRATAFQWRVWEKLREIPYGSTRSYSDIARAMGRPTATRAVARACATNPVALAIPCHRVVREDKSLGGYRWGIERKQALLEHERSAVED
- the egtD gene encoding L-histidine N(alpha)-methyltransferase; protein product: MPPNATSPADDRFTIHRLAEGGDSNAFASDVRAGLSAKAKSLSPKYFYDELGSRLFEAICFLPEYYLTRAEGEILRTSAGEIVAAVDGPARLLELGSGSAEKTRYLIEALLAKQPELHYLPVDISDSSLEIASQRLLRLYPGLRITAFAADYFTALQALARRVPADPNGRTVAVFLGSNIGNFGRDESREFLRAVRKLLRPQDALLLGADLKKSPEVLIPAYDDALGVTAAFNLNLLARINRELEGNFDVKKFQHSATYNDELGRIEIRLVSREPQIVRIRAIDLEVTFDKGETIRTENSYKFDLELLSVIARDTGFSLAKTWFDSGRLFSFNLFVAQENN
- a CDS encoding ATP-binding cassette domain-containing protein, giving the protein MKSSTEPAIQFRKVSLTIRDGKPLVEQLGFDVIRGETLVLLGRSGSGKTTTLKLINRLLEPTSGEVRVEGKPAIDWDPIELRRHIGYVIQDTGLFPHFTVERNVALVPRLKGWPEQKTNQRVRELLDLVGLDAEVFTHRYPRELSGGQRQRVGVARALAADPPIVLMDEPFGALDPLTRAELQREFAALTKRLNKTIVFVTHDIREAFTLASRIGLFKDGRLIELATPEQFAASTDPEAKAFNDSMK
- a CDS encoding glycine betaine ABC transporter substrate-binding protein, yielding MSLLDFFIRNRSEVLQLTFEHLLLVLVATGAAAVVGVPVGIVLTRRTSLAKPVLAIANVLQTIPSLALFGFLIPVLGSYGIGRVPAIIALFLYSLLPIIRNTFTGINGVDPAVREAARGMGMTDWQMLTQVELPLAMNVIVAGVRVATVISIGTATIAAAIGAGGLGTYIFRGLRMNDNTLILAGAVPAALMALGADFALGWIERVLSPGTAAAAGRAKRLALATCAGLIAVVVVFSLSRGLFSSSERRVVVGSKDFTEQVILGELIAQTIEARTDLQVERRFELGGDLCHRGLLAGEIDTYVEYTGTAFTAILKHPPISDPVAVYNQVKHDYESRFNLEWLEPLGFNNTFAILVRGEDARRLNLKTISEAARYAPRWRAGFGQDFMSREDGYPGFARTYGLKFSEPPREMDLSLTYRALAGGQVDLIAGNSTDGVIDKLGLYQLEDDRRYFPPYEAAAVVRRETLERYPQLGEAINSLAGKITNEQMRKLNYAVDGEKRDVKEVVREFLAQL
- a CDS encoding amidohydrolase family protein, giving the protein MTKVHSIIVLLVLSAGSLAQTKETAPRPLVFTHVTIIDATGARAKPDMTVVVVGDRIASINSSKRVRVPENAQVVDATAKFLIPGLWDMHVHAFDKNLFSPLFIANGITGIRDMFSPLAAINQWRKEIKAGTLIGPQIVAAGPIVDGPKPVVPGSIAVSNAAEGVKAVNTVKQGGSDFVKVYSLLPRDAYFAIANEAKRQGMGFAGHVPDSITAAEASDARQKSIEHLTGVLLACSLKEDQVRQEAAERKLSGANRIITSYIRDQAAALDSFSEKKANALFARFVKNGTWMTPTLTVLRAIVLVGNADFRNDPRLNYIPGYLRNTMWGADAFGLKSRTSEDDANAKRVFQKLIEIVGAMKRAGVPIIAGTDTPNPYVFPGFSLHDELALLVKAGLTPMEALQAATRDAAIYLGLLDSLGTVEKGKLADLVLLDANPLADIGNTKKINAVIVGGKLIDRASLDGMLARVEAANKN
- a CDS encoding carboxypeptidase regulatory-like domain-containing protein; amino-acid sequence: MKRQTFLIAFALASLFNSAAFAQTNTLRGKVRSTSGVTVNNAIVELTVGGGGMIGQTVTRNDGDFAFSNLRAGEYEVAVTIAGYEPAVQVARFNNDDRMGFAAVMNIEVLIRAKKELVLPPPGTNFAQDVPRPARAAYERAVARLREGKSDEAVASFREAIASFNDYFDAHFALGAELFRTGKDKEALDALERARQINDRQDAVYYLFGLVMMRQGKFAVAEYAFREATQLNANSYASRFYHAYALIELAVRGSDAQQSAADLSAAEKELDRAWETSGKRLTAVYLQRARIHEQRGDKEAAARDLETYLKAEPDARNGAVIRAAITRLRSR
- a CDS encoding LiaF domain-containing protein; translated protein: MFCPKCGAEAGTTRFCRSCGTNLAVVSNALGEGEPSRLRTVALGGRTTLNLFHSSKLSNERDLDGHTAVSVFGGTRLDLTAAPFAVGETRISVISVFGGTEVFVPDDVAIRVTGVSVFGGVKVRGRELNNGIFSLNSYETPDYANAARRLHIDATTVFGEAKIKR
- the rpsT gene encoding 30S ribosomal protein S20 — encoded protein: MANHKSAEKRARQADRRNEANRRNRSRLRTEIKKLRAAIEAGNQEEAKSLLGGTVSLIDKSIQKGIIHQNAAARYKSRLTSSVNGMSV
- the holA gene encoding DNA polymerase III subunit delta, which codes for MSGRPRKKTSGRTYEDLRREVEDGRIEPLYLFVGEEQYLQERALRLLHDTVDETLRVFNLSAYSIGADNGTGTKTTAAMAFDTANQMPMMSTRRIVVVRDFDRIKEDEQEMVLTYLKHPAPTTTVVFQAVSPDKRRKLTTALTKSCAVVTFDLLDEARAARWAEDRLKRNGCTIEPGALRLLLGLVGTRLNRLVNELDKLYAYAGGGAITSAAVQELVPRAREHTSWELWDAINARDRKRAFKLMERLLDDSDALPILGSLASLYRRLLTGKELIDRGASAQEVTKATGQWSPAFFKKLRGTPRAELVHGLRRIAEVDNAIKNSEATPRLQMQYLVAELTLPPTTRP
- the lptE gene encoding LPS assembly lipoprotein LptE, with the translated sequence MFKPVVLALALGMIVDVCGYKQAGKGKSLPVNIKTIAVPVFQNSSLKYRVEQRFTHAVIDEILKRARALRVVNDQEDADAVLNGDIRGFRAVGSILDDRGRTRVWDVRIVVSIVVRDLKTHKIIFENPRMAFEGEYQLSDDPQSFFNEENPAVDRIAKDFAQTIVSTIMEGL